The nucleotide sequence GCCATGAAAACTTCTCCCCAGCAATCTGAATCTGAGCCTGAGACAACAGTTTCCATTTTCAAATTGAGCAGGGACCAGCTCAACGCTCTCAAGGCCAAGTCCAAAGAAGATGGCAGCACGGTCAGCTACAGCTCGTACGAAATTCTGGCAGGCCATGTGTGGCGCAGCGTGTGCAAAGGCCGGGGTCTGACAGATGACCAAGAAACCAAGCTGTACATCGCAACAAATGGAAGGGCCAGGCTTAAACAACCCACGCTGCCGGAGGGCTACTTTGGCAACGTGATTTTTTCGGCCACCCCAATTGCCTTAGCCGGGGATCTCCAGGGGAAGCCCACTTGGTACGCGGCCAACAGAATTCACGACGCATTGGTGCGGATGGATGACGAGTACCTCAACTCAGCTCTCGACTACTTGGAGCTGCAGCCGGACTTGAAGTCTCTGGTTCGAGGAGCCCACACATACAGGTGCCCCAATCTGGGGCTAAACAGCTGGGTTAGGCTGCCTATTCACGACGCAGACTTCGGGTGGGGACGCCCCATATTCATGGGGCCTGGTGGGATTGCCTACGAAGGGCTGGCATATGTATTGCCAAGCCCAAACAAGGATGGAAGCCTGTCTGTGGTCATCTGCCTGCAGACTCAACACATGAAACGCTTTGAGAAGTTTTTGTATGACATATTGATGTTTCACtcttgtatttagttttgatgataaaaaataatatttgattttaatttctaagTTATAAGTTAAGTTTATGaatttcaacaaaaattaattttaatatcaagtattattttgttaaaataaaaattaaattaattacattcttatacatatggagatttgtaaaaataagtattaagatataaaagaattttttaaataatttttataaattaattttgaattattaaataaatgaagTAAAAAAATTTCGAAGGCAAAAGACTATGCATGCTCTTTATATAGGTTgatgtttttgtcattgatatgattttaatgatgaaattcaattgtattttatgatgtaattattttattaatttttattattttggtgttctaaatttttttatatgatttattaagcaccaaaataaaaattaattttatcacacaATTAAACATCAATAAtcttgttataaatttattgatgacatttgaaatattttgttcaaaattattgaataaaaattaaatctaacgCCAAAATATCTTGGGATAAACTtcttaataatatttgaaatattatgttttatttgattaaaaaaaattattaaatgaaaattaaataaatttgtatttgaaatattatgatttttatttgattaaaaatgtttcaaagagttatttttcaaaattattttaagtatgGGTATGAAACCGCTCCATTTAAAAATTCTCGTGTATGTGTGTGcataaactaatatatatagtaatttgTCGACTGATTGTTCTCCAACTGttgatcaattttcttttttctgttgaCAAATAGAATACTtgtcttgcatctgtcgaccgaccAAAATCATCTGTGGACCATTTTCACTCATCTATCTAtcgtttttcaaatttttaccAATCTGTTGACCATTTATGTCATAGAACACCAAAAACTAGTTTTTTCACTCACTCAAAGTGCTCTTTCCACTTCCAACGACAAGATTCGTGAATGGGCTCTCAAGGtactataaatacaaatcaaatagGTGATTCAAAGCAACCAAGAGGATTGATTTCAAGCTTTCAAGTGTTCATTACTTCAAGAgcttaattgttttatttgttcttcatttttctctctaaaggccTTTATTATCATTTGtcttattttgttcaaatcttgtatttatattgagagaacttgtaactaagagtgtctactTTTAGATCATCTCATATTAtattattcttgatttttctaGCAAGattgctagaggacttgcttgttTAAGCAAAAGATtatattttcctaacttgttttTGATGCCTCCAAAGAGGTGCAAAATGCGCCAGAAAGCTACCTCGGAGCTACGTGAAACTTGCAATAGAATGGTGGGCCAGGTTTGAATACCAAGCCCATGCGTGCCCTTCCAAGGTTGCCAAGAAGACCCTACACCACATCGCGACTGAGGCATCTTGCACCATCATATGAGAGGTAAAAAGATCGAGGTGATCTATCGAGTTAGAGGTCCCTGCATAAGGTTTGATGTTCGAAATGCGAAGAAGCTCCAGCAGTACAGCCGCCATGATCTCCGGGCTGAGGGGCTGATTCACCCTTGTCCCCTAAGCCTCTCCAGACTTCGGCTTCAGGGCGGCGATCTCCTCTTCCAATTGTCGTAGTCTCCTTTCTTGCCGCTGCTACGCATACGACAAGTCGGAAGATTCGGCTACCTCGCCATGCCCGTCATCTTGCCCTAGCCTCCGCGGATTCGCCTCCGGCAGATAGGACTCCTCCTCTCTTGGGGGCTCTTGTCTTTCCTCCGCCCGAGAATGCTGGACTTGCTGGTGATCCAAAAAGCCCGTGAGTAACTCCGTCAGCCGTTGCACCTGACCTTCTAGGAGCGCTATCCGATCAGGAGGGGGTGGAGGGTCCTCCGGACTTCGATCTCTCCCCGACGGGTTTCTTGGAGAATTTTGTTGACTTAGCTCTGGAACAGGATTACCCCCAACGGCTCGAGATTGCTGCCTCATTGTCGCTATTAAAGCAAAAGGAGATTACTAAAGAATGTCACAACCTATTGTGTTGGAGAGACAGAAAAAAAATGCCTCGGCCCCAcagtgggcgccaattgatgatgcggtaGCCGATCACCCTCTTCTGCCTCTTCCTGTGtgcctgcaatggagacggggacttgctcccctaGTCGATCTCCGACGATCCAGTCAGACGTATTCCACCAAAAAACTAGTATAATTACTTATCCTGTATTCAAAAGTAAAAGTCCATTTTTCTTACCTCATCctctcttcttattcttctcccgAGATAAGGATCCTATAgagatcttcgggatctccccTCCGCTCTTCTCAAAATCTTATTGATAAGGATTCCATAGTTGCACCTGTCTCCGAAGGGTTTGGGATAACTTCTGCCTCTGTGACCTTCGGCGAGATGGTCAGTCCCTAAGAACTCGGAGATTTCCTTACTGTGTACCTAGCCAACTGGAGCGGTGATGCCTATCTGCCACATGTCTTCTAGACCCAAGTAAGATAATCATAAGCGAAGCTCCTCATTAGG is from Diospyros lotus cultivar Yz01 chromosome 2, ASM1463336v1, whole genome shotgun sequence and encodes:
- the LOC127795483 gene encoding shikimate O-hydroxycinnamoyltransferase-like isoform X1; this encodes MRIEVKQSTIVRPAEETPMRRLWISNVDLVIVNHHSRLVYFYRPTGAANFFDAQVMKDALSRALVPFYPLAGRLGRDDDDRIEIDCNAEGVLFVEAGSDASIDDFGDFAPTLELSSLVPAVDYSKGISSFPLLVLQVTYFKCGGASLGVGTQHRVVDGTSAFHFINTWSDMARGLDLTIPPFIDRTLLRARDPPQPAFDHIEYQPPPAMKTSPQQSESEPETTVSIFKLSRDQLNALKAKSKEDGSTVSYSSYEILAGHVWRSVCKGRGLTDDQETKLYIATNGRARLKQPTLPEGYFGNVIFSATPIALAGDLQGKPTWYAANRIHDALVRMDDEYLNSALDYLELQPDLKSLVRGAHTYRCPNLGLNSWVRLPIHDADFGWGRPIFMGPGGIAYEGLAYVLPSPNKDGSLSVVICLQTQHMKRFEKFLYDILMFHSCI